The following DNA comes from candidate division KSB1 bacterium.
GTTGCGGCCTTGACCGCACCGACGTCGCCCTGCACGATGACCGTCACCAGGCCGCTGCCGACCGATACTTTGCCAAGCAGTTCAACATGCGCCGCCTTGACCATGGCGTCGGCCGCCTCGATGGCTGGCACGAAACCGCGC
Coding sequences within:
- a CDS encoding BMC domain-containing protein, which produces MAQEALGLVETRGFVPAIEAADAMVKAAHVELLGKVSVGSGLVTVIVQGDVGAVKAATDAGAAAAAKVGEVVSVHVIPRPHDDVATLLPAKEKK